Proteins from a genomic interval of Afifella aestuarii:
- a CDS encoding class II 3-deoxy-7-phosphoheptulonate synthase, protein METKWTPSSWRSRPIEQVPDYPDPELLASVEGRLAAYPPLVFAGEARKLKRHLGEVAEGRAFLLQGGDCAESFAEHGADNIRDFFRVFLQMAVVLTFAGRSPVVKVGRIAGQFAKPRSAPTEKQGDLELPTYRGDIINGIEFEDSVRQPDPMRLEMAYRQSAATLNLLRAFAQGGFANLEHVHQWMLGFIQDSPQASRYQALADQISETLGFMHAIGLDAESTPSLRQTDFFTSHEALLLGYEQALTRVDSTSGDWYATSGHMLWIGDRTRRPDHAHIEFCRGVKNPIGLKCGPSLDADELLRLIDILNPTNEAGRLTLITRFGSEEIGKYLPKLIRKVEREGRKVVWSCDPMHGNTVKAANGYKTRPFSSILGEVESFFAIHAAEGSHAGGVHIEMTGKNVTECLGGARPVEVEHLSDRYHTHCDPRLNADQALELAFLIAELLRKDRVSREARQRASA, encoded by the coding sequence ATGGAAACGAAGTGGACGCCGTCGAGCTGGAGATCCCGGCCGATCGAGCAGGTGCCGGATTATCCAGATCCTGAGCTTCTCGCCAGTGTCGAGGGCCGCCTTGCCGCCTATCCGCCGCTCGTTTTTGCAGGCGAAGCCCGCAAGCTGAAGCGGCATCTCGGCGAAGTGGCCGAGGGGCGCGCTTTTCTCTTGCAGGGGGGCGATTGCGCCGAGAGCTTTGCCGAACACGGCGCCGACAACATTCGCGATTTCTTCCGCGTCTTCCTGCAGATGGCCGTGGTTCTGACCTTCGCCGGGCGCTCGCCGGTGGTGAAGGTCGGCCGCATCGCCGGTCAGTTCGCCAAGCCGCGCTCCGCACCGACGGAAAAGCAGGGCGATCTCGAGCTGCCGACCTATCGCGGCGACATCATCAACGGCATCGAATTTGAGGATTCCGTGCGCCAGCCGGACCCGATGCGCCTTGAAATGGCGTACCGGCAGTCGGCCGCGACGCTCAATCTTCTGCGCGCCTTCGCCCAGGGCGGCTTCGCCAACCTGGAGCATGTGCACCAATGGATGCTGGGCTTCATTCAGGACAGCCCGCAGGCCTCCCGCTACCAGGCGCTCGCCGATCAGATCAGCGAGACGCTCGGCTTCATGCACGCGATCGGGCTCGACGCGGAATCGACGCCTTCGCTGCGCCAGACGGATTTCTTCACCAGCCACGAGGCGCTGCTCTTGGGTTACGAGCAAGCGCTGACGCGTGTCGATTCCACCTCCGGCGACTGGTACGCGACGTCGGGCCATATGCTGTGGATCGGCGATCGCACGCGCCGGCCGGATCATGCGCATATCGAATTCTGCCGGGGCGTGAAGAACCCTATCGGTTTGAAATGCGGTCCCTCGCTCGATGCCGACGAGCTGTTGCGGCTCATCGATATCCTGAACCCGACGAATGAGGCGGGCCGGCTCACCCTCATCACCCGCTTCGGTTCGGAAGAGATCGGCAAGTATCTGCCGAAGCTCATCCGCAAGGTGGAGCGCGAGGGCCGCAAAGTCGTGTGGTCGTGCGACCCGATGCACGGCAACACGGTGAAGGCGGCGAATGGCTACAAGACGCGCCCCTTCAGCTCGATCCTCGGCGAGGTGGAGAGCTTCTTCGCCATTCACGCGGCGGAAGGAAGCCATGCCGGCGGCGTGCATATCGAGATGACCGGCAAGAACGTGACCGAATGCCTGGGTGGCGCGCGTCCGGTGGAGGTGGAGCATCTCTCCGACCGCTACCACACGCATTGCGATCCGCGTCTCAACGCCGATCAGGCGCTGGAGCTTGCTTTCCTGATCGCCGAATTGTTGCGTAAGGATCGGGTGAGCCGGGAAGCGCGCCAGCGTGCTTCGGCCTGA
- a CDS encoding carboxylate-amine ligase produces the protein MDRDEPRFTIGIEEEYLLVDKTSRDLCVDPPAELLAACQETHGNSVAPEFLRCQIEVGTPVCADLPAARAALAELRGTIAEEADKYGLAPMAASTHPFAKWRDQRATDKPRYREIAESLQVVGRRLIICGMHVHVGVEDDELRMDLHNQLAYFLPHLLCLSTSSPFWQGRKAGLKSFRLTVFDALPRSGPPERFSSFGEFERFVSVLTGAGVIEDATKIWWDLRPSVRFPTIEMRITDVCTRLDDAIAIAATFRCLARMLWRLRRKNQRWRHYPMALVAENRWIAQRHGAAGDLIDFGRGAVVPFVDLVGELIDLIAEDADHFGCTSEVERIRAIASGGTSADKQIATYEKALKDGASEDEALKAVVDHLVAETLIGCRPARPDDKKPEMSVMPRPQL, from the coding sequence ATGGATCGCGACGAGCCACGCTTCACCATCGGTATCGAGGAGGAATACCTCCTCGTCGACAAGACAAGTCGCGATTTGTGCGTCGACCCGCCGGCCGAACTTCTTGCCGCCTGCCAGGAAACTCACGGCAATTCGGTGGCGCCGGAATTTCTGCGCTGCCAGATCGAAGTCGGCACGCCCGTCTGCGCCGATCTTCCGGCAGCACGAGCCGCCCTCGCCGAGCTTCGTGGCACGATCGCCGAAGAGGCCGACAAATACGGCCTCGCTCCGATGGCGGCCTCTACGCATCCCTTCGCCAAATGGCGGGACCAGCGCGCCACCGACAAGCCGCGCTATCGCGAAATCGCCGAAAGCCTGCAGGTGGTCGGCCGGCGGCTCATCATCTGCGGCATGCATGTGCATGTGGGCGTCGAGGACGACGAGCTGCGGATGGACCTGCACAATCAGCTCGCCTATTTCCTGCCGCATCTTCTGTGTCTCTCCACCTCCTCGCCGTTCTGGCAGGGGCGCAAGGCGGGGCTCAAATCCTTCCGTCTCACCGTTTTTGATGCTTTGCCGCGTTCCGGCCCGCCGGAGCGTTTCTCATCCTTCGGCGAGTTCGAGCGCTTCGTCTCCGTTCTGACGGGCGCAGGCGTCATCGAGGATGCGACCAAGATCTGGTGGGATCTGCGCCCGTCGGTGCGCTTTCCGACGATCGAGATGCGGATCACCGATGTGTGCACCCGTCTCGACGATGCGATCGCTATCGCCGCCACTTTCCGCTGTCTCGCCCGCATGCTCTGGCGCCTCAGACGCAAGAACCAGCGCTGGCGGCATTATCCGATGGCGCTCGTTGCGGAAAACCGCTGGATCGCGCAGCGCCACGGCGCGGCCGGGGACCTCATCGATTTCGGCCGCGGCGCCGTCGTTCCATTCGTCGACCTCGTCGGCGAACTGATCGATCTCATCGCGGAAGATGCCGACCATTTCGGCTGCACTTCGGAGGTGGAGCGTATCCGCGCCATCGCCTCGGGCGGCACCAGCGCCGACAAGCAGATCGCCACCTATGAAAAGGCGCTGAAAGACGGCGCCAGCGAGGACGAGGCCTTGAAGGCCGTCGTCGACCATCTCGTGGCCGAAACACTCATCGGCTGCCGCCCGGCCCGTCCCGACGACAAGAAACCCGAAATGTCGGTCATGCCGCGACCGCAGCTCTGA
- a CDS encoding GFA family protein, giving the protein MTELSGSCLCGAVRFSVSGEVRQVVSCHCTQCRKQSGHFWATSAARKADMEIVGTEYVRWYQATAEARRGFCELCGSLLFFEGTGREDVAFSAGALDGETGLKTEAHVFVAEKGDYYQIAPGEPQFDGRD; this is encoded by the coding sequence ATGACCGAACTTTCCGGCAGCTGCCTCTGCGGCGCGGTGCGCTTCTCCGTCTCCGGAGAAGTGCGCCAGGTCGTCTCCTGTCACTGTACCCAGTGCCGCAAGCAATCGGGGCATTTCTGGGCGACGAGTGCGGCCAGAAAGGCCGACATGGAAATCGTCGGTACGGAATATGTGCGCTGGTATCAGGCGACGGCGGAGGCCCGCCGTGGCTTCTGCGAATTGTGCGGCTCGCTTCTCTTCTTTGAAGGAACGGGCCGTGAAGACGTGGCTTTTTCTGCCGGAGCACTCGACGGCGAGACGGGTCTTAAGACCGAAGCGCATGTTTTCGTGGCAGAGAAGGGCGACTATTACCAGATAGCTCCCGGGGAACCGCAGTTCGACGGTCGCGATTAA
- a CDS encoding NAD+ synthase — translation MTTDTLRIALAQLNPIVGDVSGNLKKALKAHGEAAKAGADLIVYSELFLSGYPPEDLVLRRAFQDACLEALDELVAATAAGGPGILIGLPYRDNGNLHNSVALADGGELIGLRHKVDLPNYAVFDEKRVFDAGPLPGPIGFRGVRLGVPICEDIWTDEVTECLAETGAELLIVPNGSPYERIKPDVRMQVALERVVETGLPMIYLNQIGGQDELVFDGGSFGFERDRRLAFQMPQFEESVALTVWERSDAGWTCREGPMTRLSDQMTADWRASVLGLKDYVTKNRFPGVVLGLSGGIDSAICAAIAVDALGPERVHCVMMPYRYTSSESLKDAKDCAEALGVRYDIVPIAEAVEGFDRMLEKLFAGHPSDVTEENIQSRVRGTLLMAISNKFGSMVVTTGNKSEMSVGYATLYGDMNGGFNPIKDLYKTEVYRLSRWRNDNRPEGLLGPEGVVVPENIIDKAPTAELREGQKDQDSLPPYEILDGILQGLVEREESAAELIEKGYEADTVKRVQKLLYIAEYKRRQAAPGVKISSKNFGRDRRYPIVNGWRDAV, via the coding sequence ATGACCACCGACACTCTGCGCATCGCCCTTGCGCAGCTCAATCCGATCGTGGGTGACGTTTCCGGCAACCTGAAGAAGGCGCTGAAGGCGCACGGCGAGGCCGCGAAAGCGGGCGCCGATCTCATCGTCTACAGCGAGCTCTTCCTCTCCGGCTATCCACCGGAGGACCTGGTGCTTCGCCGGGCCTTCCAGGATGCCTGCCTGGAGGCACTCGATGAACTCGTGGCGGCCACGGCGGCCGGCGGCCCCGGAATTCTCATCGGGCTTCCCTATCGCGACAACGGCAACCTTCATAATTCTGTGGCGCTTGCCGATGGCGGCGAATTGATCGGTCTGCGCCATAAGGTCGACCTGCCCAATTATGCTGTCTTCGACGAAAAGCGGGTCTTCGATGCGGGACCGCTGCCCGGCCCCATCGGCTTTCGCGGCGTGCGCCTTGGCGTGCCGATCTGCGAGGACATCTGGACCGACGAGGTGACGGAATGTCTGGCCGAAACGGGGGCTGAGCTTCTGATCGTGCCGAACGGGTCGCCCTACGAGCGCATCAAGCCGGACGTGCGCATGCAGGTGGCGCTGGAGCGCGTCGTCGAAACCGGCCTGCCGATGATCTATCTCAACCAGATCGGCGGTCAGGACGAACTCGTCTTCGATGGTGGTTCGTTCGGCTTCGAGCGTGATCGTCGGCTCGCTTTCCAGATGCCGCAGTTCGAGGAATCAGTGGCGCTCACCGTCTGGGAGCGCAGCGACGCGGGCTGGACATGCCGTGAAGGCCCGATGACGCGGCTGTCGGACCAGATGACGGCCGATTGGCGCGCCTCCGTTCTGGGCCTCAAGGATTACGTCACCAAGAACCGCTTTCCGGGCGTGGTGCTGGGGCTTTCCGGCGGCATCGATTCTGCGATCTGTGCCGCGATTGCCGTCGATGCGCTGGGGCCGGAGCGCGTGCATTGCGTGATGATGCCCTACCGCTACACGTCGTCGGAGAGCCTCAAGGACGCCAAGGACTGCGCCGAGGCGCTCGGCGTGCGCTATGACATCGTGCCGATCGCCGAGGCGGTCGAGGGCTTCGACCGGATGCTGGAAAAGCTTTTCGCCGGCCATCCCTCGGACGTGACGGAAGAGAATATCCAGTCACGCGTCCGCGGGACGCTGTTGATGGCGATCTCCAACAAGTTCGGCTCCATGGTCGTGACCACCGGCAACAAGTCGGAAATGTCCGTCGGCTATGCGACCCTCTATGGCGACATGAACGGTGGCTTCAACCCGATCAAGGATCTCTACAAGACCGAGGTCTACCGCCTGTCGCGCTGGCGCAATGACAACCGCCCCGAGGGGCTTCTCGGGCCTGAGGGCGTCGTCGTTCCGGAGAACATCATCGACAAGGCCCCGACGGCGGAGTTGCGCGAGGGGCAGAAGGATCAGGATTCGCTTCCCCCTTACGAGATCCTCGACGGCATTCTGCAGGGCCTGGTGGAGCGCGAGGAAAGCGCCGCCGAACTCATCGAGAAGGGCTACGAGGCCGATACGGTGAAGCGGGTGCAGAAGCTTCTTTATATCGCCGAATACAAACGGCGGCAGGCAGCGCCCGGCGTGAAAATCTCGTCCAAGAACTTCGGCCGCGACCGGCGCTATCCGATCGTCAACGGCTGGCGCGACGCGGTGTGA
- a CDS encoding diacylglycerol kinase, which produces MNETPRQARDSVAGNRKRQTALPGQGGLKRIMSASSNSMRGLKNAIGTEAAVQQEMAVLAIGVPLSFFIASNPWIWLAMVGSLFFILTVELLNTAIERLCNHVTPEHHEAIRVTKDIASAAVFFALSLGGLIWAVAVIERFGWLH; this is translated from the coding sequence GTGAACGAGACGCCGAGACAGGCCCGCGATTCCGTCGCTGGAAACCGAAAACGCCAAACCGCCCTTCCCGGACAGGGCGGGCTGAAGCGGATCATGTCGGCGTCCTCGAATTCCATGCGCGGCTTGAAGAATGCGATTGGAACCGAAGCAGCCGTGCAGCAGGAGATGGCCGTGCTCGCGATCGGCGTGCCGCTCTCCTTCTTCATCGCCAGCAATCCGTGGATCTGGCTTGCCATGGTCGGCTCGCTCTTCTTCATCCTGACGGTCGAACTCCTCAACACGGCGATCGAGCGCCTGTGCAACCACGTGACGCCCGAGCATCACGAGGCGATCCGTGTGACCAAGGACATCGCATCCGCTGCCGTATTTTTTGCACTCTCCCTTGGCGGGCTGATCTGGGCGGTTGCCGTCATCGAGCGCTTTGGCTGGCTGCACTGA